The sequence GCCATTATCCGGCTCAATTTTACACGCTTTCTTAATCATTTCATATGCCTCTTTTATATTTCTATCCTGAATAAGATATGTATAACCCAGATAGTTGAGAGCCATAGCATTATCAGGGTTCAACTCTATGGCTTTCTTCATCTCTGCTTCCATTTTTTCTTTCTGTTCTTTCTTATCATAAATGACACCTAAATAGAACCTCGTATTTGACAGGTCCTCAATCTCAATGCTTTGTCGTAGTACTTCTTCTGCTTTATCATAGTTATTCTCATCCATATATATTATTCCCAAAAACTGATAGAGATGTGCTGACTTTATACCATTTCTTATTGCTTCTTCAAGATAATACTTTGCCTTATCTTTGTTCCCTTCTGAATAATAAGCACTGGCGAGAAATGAGTAAGAGATAATTTCAGAAGGATTTAGAGATACCGCTTTTTCAAAACATTTAAGTGCTTCATTTTTCCTTCCGAGATTATCATATAGAAGCCCGAGAGAAAAATATCCTTTCCAGAAAAAAGGGGCAAGTTCTACTGATTTTAAATACTCTTTTTCTGCTTCATCTTTCTTCCTGAGCCGTTCAAGGATATTCCCGTAGTTATAATGAAAAAGGTAATTTTCAGGGAATACATCAACAAGATATTTATAATGCCTTTCTGCATCCTCCAGACGATTCATTCCTGCATACAGGTCGCAAAGAATCATCCTTATAGAGTAGTTTTCTTTATCCAGTGCAAGCCCTCGCTCCATATAGATAACAGCGAGATTATAGTTTTTCTCTAATAGATAAGAAAATCCGAGTCCGAAGAGTGCTTCATACCTTTTAGGGTCAATCCTTATGGCTCTGAAAAAACATTGCTTTGCTGATGGAATATCCTGTTTCTTAAGATAGAGGTTTCCCAGTTTCACATAGAGATAACTATCCTCTCCTGCCTTATGAATAGTTTGTTTATAATAATGGATAGCATCGTCTATTCTGTTTTCTCTCTCAGCAATAACTCCATAGGCATAAATATCCCTCCCCTTATATGAATGTGGTATATGGGCACATCCAGAAATAAGGATGGATAATAACACAATCTCTGTAAATATATAACGCATATTTATCTTTTTCTCTTCTTATGTCTTAATGCTGCTCTTCTCTTTTTCCTTTTGTGTGTCTTTATCTTCCTTCTTTTCCTTTTCCTTCCACACGGCATAGACATCTCCTTTTTTTATATCACTTTGTTCAACGGGTATTCTACAATCCCCTGTGCACCACGTCTTTTAAGTTCAGGTATTAGAACTTTTGCTGTTTTTTTGTCAATAATGGTTTCCACAGCAACCCATTTTCTATCTGTGAGTGGGGATACCGTTGGTTTTTTCATTGCAGGCAGTATCTTTATAATCTCTTCAAGTTTTCCACACTCAACATTCATTTTCAGTCCTACCTTCCCTTCTGCCTCAAGAGCACCTTTTAACAGCAAAGCAATATTTTCAAGTTTTTCTCTTTTCCATTTATCTTTCCATGAGTTCTTGTTTGCTATAAGTTTTGGTGCGGATTCCATCAATACATCAACTATCTTAAGGTTATGAGAAATAAGGGTGCTGCCTGTTTCTGTGATTTCAACAATAGCATCTACGAGAGTCCCTGCTTTTATTTCTGTGGCGCCGTAAGAGAATTCTACCTTTGCATTAACCTTATATTTCTTAAGATAGTCCTTTGTGAGATTGACAAGTTCTGTGGCTATTATCTTTCCTTTCAGGTCTTTAGGTCCTTTTATCTTTGAGTTCTGTGGAACTGCAAGTACAATCTTTACAGGTCTGAATCCCTGTTTAGAATACTTTAATTCACATACCTCAACAATTTTTACCCTGTTTTCTCTTATCCAGTCATTACCTGATATACCTGCGTCAAATGCACCCATCTCCACATACTTTGGTATCTCCTGTGCCCTTAGAAGTACACCTTCAATATCAGGGTCATCTGTGGAAAAGTAATAACTCCTGCTTCCAGCATATATCTGAAAACCAGCATGTTGAAAGAGTGTAAATGTTGATTCCTGCAAAGACCCTTTTGGTAAAGCAAGTTTCAGTTTATTCATTTTTCCCTTCTCCTTCACTCCAGAACCCTATCTTTCTGTACTTCTGGTATCTTAACTCTACAAGTTGTTCAATCCTCATTGTCTTAAGGTCTCTTATAGTCCCATCAATGGCTGTTGCAGTCAGTTCAAATGTTTTTCCCCAGTCCCTGTGAGCACCTCCCAGTGGTTCAGGGATGATAGCATCTATTACACCGAGGTCTAAAAGTGCCCTTGCAGTCAGTTTAAGGGATTTTGCTGCCTCTTCCACTGCTGACTGACTTTTCCATAATATAGAGGCACATCCCTCAGGGGAGATTACAGAATATATGGAATATTCCTGCATCAGAATTCTATCACCTACACCTATACCCAGTGCACCACCACTTCCACCCTCTCCTATTATTATACAGATAATAGGTGTATTCAACAGCGCCATCTCAAGAAGGTTTTCTGCTATTACAAGTGCCTGTCCCTCTTCCTCTGCTTTGATATCAGGGTTCGCTCCAGGTGTATCTATGAAAGTGATGACAGGGATATGCAGCTTTTCTGCTAATTTCATTATCCTTCGTGCTTTTCTATAACCGGCAGGATGTGCCATCCCAAATTTTCTGTAAAGATTTTCTTTTGTATCCCTGCCTTTCTGTTGCCCCACAATACCAACAGGTATGCCCCTGAATTTACCCAGTCCTGTGATAATAGCAGTATCATCCTCGCTTACCCTGTCCCCGTGGAGTTCAATAAATTCCTCAAAGATATTTTCTATATAGTCCAGTGTATGTGGTCTGTTTGGATGCCTTGATAACTGGACAATCTGCCAGTCAGTGATATTTGAAAATATCTCTTTTGTTTTTTCGGATAGTTGTTGTTTTAAAAGAACAATATCTTCTGCATTTTCAGCCGCACCGTTTTTCCTACCTTTCTGTAATAGTTCTATCTTCTTCTCTATATCTTCCAGTGGTTTTTCAAAGTCAAGATATTTTCTTTCCATTTTTATATAATCCTCGGCACCTTAAAAAAATTATCTTCCCTTTCAGGTGCTCCGGAGAGTATATCTTCCGCACTTTTAGATTCTTTTACCTTATCTTCACGAAATACATTTGTTATAGAGATATCTCCTGATGTGTTTATCTTTGCTTCAATTTTAGAAAGTTTAGAGACATACTCAATAATATCAGCCAGTTCCTTTGTAAGATGTTGTTTTTCTTCCTCTGATAAGGAGATACGTGCCAGATTTGATAAATACTCCACAATCTCCTTTCCTATTCCAGAATCTTTTTCCATAAAAGATAGTATAAGCCCAACTGCCTCAAAAGTCAATTTATCGTACAGATAGTGATGTAATACATTAATATGTTTTCCCTCACCTTTTCCTCGCCCTTGAGGGAAGAGGGGTGCCGATGCGATGAATAAAGAGCATCGTCTGGCACTCCCACTGAGTTGGTGAGGGGGATGAACGAAGCCCATCAGGGCAAGATAGGTAAGGGTGAGACCTTCCTGTACTTTCCACCCCATCTAATTT comes from bacterium and encodes:
- a CDS encoding tetratricopeptide repeat protein translates to MRYIFTEIVLLSILISGCAHIPHSYKGRDIYAYGVIAERENRIDDAIHYYKQTIHKAGEDSYLYVKLGNLYLKKQDIPSAKQCFFRAIRIDPKRYEALFGLGFSYLLEKNYNLAVIYMERGLALDKENYSIRMILCDLYAGMNRLEDAERHYKYLVDVFPENYLFHYNYGNILERLRKKDEAEKEYLKSVELAPFFWKGYFSLGLLYDNLGRKNEALKCFEKAVSLNPSEIISYSFLASAYYSEGNKDKAKYYLEEAIRNGIKSAHLYQFLGIIYMDENNYDKAEEVLRQSIEIEDLSNTRFYLGVIYDKKEQKEKMEAEMKKAIELNPDNAMALNYLGYTYLIQDRNIKEAYEMIKKACKIEPDNGAFLDSLGWAYYKMGKYTIAKSYLEKAVEKEKDAEVYEHLGYVYMNLKEYESALLWFTKAYEISKKEEISKIINKIKEKISQNGSD
- the hisG gene encoding ATP phosphoribosyltransferase; amino-acid sequence: MNKLKLALPKGSLQESTFTLFQHAGFQIYAGSRSYYFSTDDPDIEGVLLRAQEIPKYVEMGAFDAGISGNDWIRENRVKIVEVCELKYSKQGFRPVKIVLAVPQNSKIKGPKDLKGKIIATELVNLTKDYLKKYKVNAKVEFSYGATEIKAGTLVDAIVEITETGSTLISHNLKIVDVLMESAPKLIANKNSWKDKWKREKLENIALLLKGALEAEGKVGLKMNVECGKLEEIIKILPAMKKPTVSPLTDRKWVAVETIIDKKTAKVLIPELKRRGAQGIVEYPLNKVI
- a CDS encoding acetyl-CoA carboxylase carboxyltransferase subunit alpha produces the protein MERKYLDFEKPLEDIEKKIELLQKGRKNGAAENAEDIVLLKQQLSEKTKEIFSNITDWQIVQLSRHPNRPHTLDYIENIFEEFIELHGDRVSEDDTAIITGLGKFRGIPVGIVGQQKGRDTKENLYRKFGMAHPAGYRKARRIMKLAEKLHIPVITFIDTPGANPDIKAEEEGQALVIAENLLEMALLNTPIICIIIGEGGSGGALGIGVGDRILMQEYSIYSVISPEGCASILWKSQSAVEEAAKSLKLTARALLDLGVIDAIIPEPLGGAHRDWGKTFELTATAIDGTIRDLKTMRIEQLVELRYQKYRKIGFWSEGEGKNE
- the gatC gene encoding Asp-tRNA(Asn)/Glu-tRNA(Gln) amidotransferase subunit GatC; its protein translation is MGWKVQEGLTLTYLALMGFVHPPHQLSGSARRCSLFIASAPLFPQGRGKGEGKHINVLHHYLYDKLTFEAVGLILSFMEKDSGIGKEIVEYLSNLARISLSEEEKQHLTKELADIIEYVSKLSKIEAKINTSGDISITNVFREDKVKESKSAEDILSGAPEREDNFFKVPRII